The following is a genomic window from Nitrososphaerales archaeon.
GCACCAAAATCGAAAAGTAATTAATTCATAATTACTTAAAAACTGCTATAGATCCCCGATTCTTTTCATATAGAAACGACGATCCTTGTTCTGTTCACACGTATTAAATTATATTAATAGATAGAAAGAAGGAAGTGTATGCAAGTTGGCAGGGTAGTTTCTATAGCAAGCATAATTTACCTAATCTTCATGTTTGCCTTTGCCTCTGGTTCTATACATGCATTAATTGAAGAAAGCAGAGCACAACAACAGTTACTGTTGATTCCAGACAGATCAACACAGAGTATGACGGAGGCAGTTCTGAGCACGCTTATCTTCTTCTTCGGTCTCTCAGGGGTTTACTTCATACATAGATCGGCTAGACCGCAAGTTGCAAAAGCCCAGAAGATGTTCTTTATAGCAGGCTTTGTGATAATGGCAATTGCACTGCTAGCAGGTTTCCTGATACTTCAATTCAAGGTAGGATAGGGATCATCTCCTTTCTTATCAGAAGTTTAGAATTTCCCAATTCACGATGTTTCAGAATATTAATCGCAAGGTTACCATATAGTAGATCTGCTGCTAACACCGCGCTGCTCTTTGATTCTAGCAACCTTCTACTTGATGGGGCTAAGACCCATTCCGTTGTCTTCTTATGCCTTATCATACTGGTTACCAGTAGCCTGCTTCCGACCCTTCTGCAATGATTTAGTAAGAGTAAAACATAAGAACTTAGCAGGTGGTTTAGCGCACCGATCCTTATCTTATAATACAAGTGATAGAACGAATTTATCGAGTCTACGATGACCAGTTTAGAGTTGGAGTCGATTGCTGAACAGATGTCTGCAAGCGATTCCTCAAATTCAGATGCACGGGGCATGTATATGGAAAGATAACCAGAATCTTCAGGGAATGTAAATATATTATTTCTAACATACGCGGTAAAGACAGTATCAAGGTCTATGTAAATTACATTGCTGCCGGATAAAAAAGAAGAAACTGTACTGCACGTGAAACAGGTTTTAGAAAAAGGTTCAGTAAAGACGAGGGAATTAAGGCCTTTCTCGTCCAGCAAAAATTTTATGTCTGGTATTTCCATCTCAACAATCTCTGAACGTAAAGCAACCTTCTTGAGCTCGGCGAGACTCTTAAATGTCACATGGCTACTAGCTCCAAGGTGGTATAATAATGGATATTGACATAAACATATTGAAAGACGATTTTCCAATAATCAAAAAAGTTGCTTACATGAACAATGCTTCATACACACCTGTGCCTTTGTACTCAATAAAGGCAATGACAGACTTTCTCGTAGAATGCTCTGTTAACGGCCCAGACTCCCCAACGGTTGTTAACGATATTGATAGGAGGGTTCAAGAAGCAAGAAGTGAGATTGCCAAACTCATAAACTGTAGTCCTGAGGAGGTGGTGCTAACACAAAGCACTACAGAAGGTCTTAATTTTGTTGCCAACGGTCTTCAATGGAAGAAAGGAGAAAATGTAATCATAAGAGATGGTAATCATGAGCATCCTGCTAACTATATTCCCTGGCTCAGGTTGAAAAACAGAGGTGTAAAGGTAAAGAAGCTAAAGATTGCTGAGAATACAGGCTTCTTTGATATCAGTGATTTGGAAGACTTCATAGACAGGCGAACCAAACTGGTGGTGTTTAGCCATGCATTATTCAACACGGGCGCAATACTTCCTATAGAGGAGGTTGGAAAGATAGCAACAAAAAAGAACGTGATGTTTTGCTTGGATTTAGCACAGACCGTTGGCTGCTTCCCTGTTGACGTTAAGAAACTAAGATGCGACTTTGCTGCCTTCCCCGGCTCTAAATGGCTCTGCGGCCCATTAGGCAGCGGTGTATTCTACTGCAGTAAAAAAGCATACGAAAAGTTAGAGCCTTTACAGAGTGGAGGGGAGTCTGCTTTTGTTCTTGATGATGACAGGGTAGGGTACAAGGACATGCCCTATAGGCTCCAAGCAGGTTTTAGAAACTGGGTAGGCATAGTAGGATTAACCGCTTCCATTCGCTATATCAGGCGTCTAGGCATAAATGAAATCAGGAAGAGGAACATGGATCTTGCTAATAGGTTTAGAGATTCATTGAAAAGAATACAAAATGTAACAGTTTATGGTCCAGAGGAAGAGAATAGCCGAACCAGCATAATTTCATTCAACGTTAACAAATTAGATGCAGGCGATGTTGTTAAGAAACTGGAGGAAAACGCAGTGATATTTGCAAAGAGGGACATTTCAAAAAGGAGGGTTGTAAGAGCATCACCACATTTCTTCAACCATTCTGGGGAGATTGAAAAGGCAATAGAAACTATCAAAAAATTATAGTGATTTTGGCGTTCCCTGCCCTTCTATTACTATCATTGTCAGTGTTGATCTGACCTTGTCTATCCTCCTTACCTTCCAAGTTATAGTTTCCCTTAGCTTGTCCATAGAATCAGCTTGTAGCTTCACAATTATATCATAAACGCCGTAAACACCACTCACCTCCTTCACGTCAGGCAGTTTCTTTATCTCCTTAATTATCTCCTCTTCAGAGCCTAGATCACAGTTGATCAAGACATAGGCTGTTGGCATGCATTTATGGCTATTTTATTAGTATTTAACCTCTTCTACACTTCCTAAACTTCATAAACAAATATTCTATTAGTAGGACTATGAGAATAATCGATTTAACTCAAACTATTAGGTATAACATGCATACCTTCGAGTCCTATCCTAAACCTTTGACCATACCATGGGCAAAGCTGGATATCCATGGATACGAATCAGAACTGATCTTTATGAGTTCACACACAGGCACTCATATGGATGCACCGTACCACTTTTTCCAAAGAGGAAGGAAGATAGATGAAATACCAGTAGAGACCTTTGTTACCGACGCACTGCTAATAAGGGTACGGAAGAAATCAAAAGGATACATTACTAAGAAGGATATAATGAATTTCGAGAGAAGAGCAAGAATTGATGAAGGAAGAGCCATAATTTTCTCAACAGGTTGGGAGGAGCATGCAAACAAGCATGATTACCTAACTGGGAATCCTGGTCTTTCCAAGGACGCAGCCGAGTATTTAGTACAAAAGAATGTTAGCATAGTTGGCATTGATTCTGCCAATATAGACCATCCAGAGGCTGATGATTTTGCTGCACATAATGTACTGTTGCCTCATGGAGTTCTCATTGTTGAGAATCTCTGCAATTTAAGATCTATAAATCAGATAAGATTCAAACTTGTTGTATTACCTCTGAAGATCCAAGGAGCAACGGCCTCACCTGTTAGGGCCATAGCATTGCTATAACTATCTTTGTTTTGAAACCTTTTCCTTCCAAGTTCCATATAGCTTGTTGCAAGCGGAGCATCTAATCCCTCTATCAGAATAATAGAAAATCTCATGCCCACAGTCACAGCAACCAAATACTCCTTTTTCCTTTACAACATGAGGAGATTGTT
Proteins encoded in this region:
- a CDS encoding cyclase family protein, with protein sequence MRIIDLTQTIRYNMHTFESYPKPLTIPWAKLDIHGYESELIFMSSHTGTHMDAPYHFFQRGRKIDEIPVETFVTDALLIRVRKKSKGYITKKDIMNFERRARIDEGRAIIFSTGWEEHANKHDYLTGNPGLSKDAAEYLVQKNVSIVGIDSANIDHPEADDFAAHNVLLPHGVLIVENLCNLRSINQIRFKLVVLPLKIQGATASPVRAIALL
- a CDS encoding Lrp/AsnC ligand binding domain-containing protein, with amino-acid sequence MPTAYVLINCDLGSEEEIIKEIKKLPDVKEVSGVYGVYDIIVKLQADSMDKLRETITWKVRRIDKVRSTLTMIVIEGQGTPKSL
- a CDS encoding aminotransferase class V-fold PLP-dependent enzyme, translating into MDIDINILKDDFPIIKKVAYMNNASYTPVPLYSIKAMTDFLVECSVNGPDSPTVVNDIDRRVQEARSEIAKLINCSPEEVVLTQSTTEGLNFVANGLQWKKGENVIIRDGNHEHPANYIPWLRLKNRGVKVKKLKIAENTGFFDISDLEDFIDRRTKLVVFSHALFNTGAILPIEEVGKIATKKNVMFCLDLAQTVGCFPVDVKKLRCDFAAFPGSKWLCGPLGSGVFYCSKKAYEKLEPLQSGGESAFVLDDDRVGYKDMPYRLQAGFRNWVGIVGLTASIRYIRRLGINEIRKRNMDLANRFRDSLKRIQNVTVYGPEEENSRTSIISFNVNKLDAGDVVKKLEENAVIFAKRDISKRRVVRASPHFFNHSGEIEKAIETIKKL